CTGTTACATTCAGTTCTTATATTATGAATCTTTCTTTGTAACTCGTTTTTTTAAGCGTTAGTTATTGGTTAAGCAGGGCGTATGAGTCCGAATATAAAGAAACTTGGGCAAAACATTAGCAACAAAAAGAAAAGCTTCATGATGGCGAAAGGTGGTGGTGCGCAACTGGTAGTGCCGCCTAGGGGACGACCGATAATGATACCGAAGTTGAAGATGTTCACGTTTTCTGAGCTGAAGACCGCCACAAAGAATTTCGGTCAGGAATCGTTCCTTGGAGAGGGTGGTTACGGGAAGGTTTTCAAAGGGTGGTTGGATAGCGTGACACTTGCCCCACAGAAGACCGGTGATGGGATTGCAGTGGCCATCAAGAAATCAAGTCCCAACAGGTGCCAAGGTCTCAACGAGTGGCAGGTCCATATTTTTAAATTGttttaaagtatttacctttagTATATTATGATAATGTTTGTTTTAGAAAAGTGTTTAAAATGGCAAAATCAGATTgtgaattttgtgtgttttggtgACAGGCAGAAGTGAAGTTCTTGGGAACATTTAGCCACCCGAATGTTATTAAGCTCTTTGGATATTGCTGGGAAGATAAGAATTTTCTTCTCGTTTATGAATATATGCAGGGAGATTTGGATACGCATCTCTTCAGGGGTACGTATTCAAATCTACGCCAACGAATACAGAAAATAGATTTATAAACACTTTATTTAAAATTGGATTTTGCAGAAGGCACAGAACCACTTTCTTGggacacaagggttaagattgcAATGGGAGCAGCTCAAGGCCTTGCTTTCTTGCACACTACAGAAAATAATGTCATTTGCAGGGATGTGAAATCCTCAAATATTTTGTTAGACAAGGCATGTATAAGCAAATCAAATTTGCTTCAAATATACGTATACGCTTATGGTTGCACACCTTAAAAATGTTGATGATTTGGGTTTGATACTTTAGTTTAGTTACTTGTCAAGTTAACTTTTATATTGAATATTTCAGGATTTTAACGCGAAGCTTGCGGATTTTGGGCTGGCAAAGTTAGGCCCGCTTAATGGAGAGTCTCATGTCTCAACAGGCATAGCAGGCACCTATGGCTATATGGCTCCTGAATATGTGGCCACTGGTTAGTTCTATTAATAtcagagtaaaatgcacggatagtccatgtggtttggtgaaatttcacctttagtcctcaacttttcaaaattacactcttagtccctatggtttgacaagttgttactcagatagtccccaaaacggatggaggttagttttcctggttaagtgggtgtgaaatgacaaggactatccgagtaacaactagtcaaaccacagggactatccgaggaACCTTCATCCGgtttagggactatccgagtaactaCTTGTCAATCCACATgaactaagagtgtaattttgaaaagttggggactaaaggtgaaatttcaccaaaccacaggtactatccgtgcattttactcattAATATCACAATCACTTTAAAATGTGCATTCAAAGTTTCAAACACTCCTCTTAGCTTTGTTTTAAAAGCATGTCTTATTAGAATGTAATCTAGACTTAGATTAGTTTAATTATGTATTTAAATTAGATATAGGTCACATGGTAGAAAGCAAAAGTCAAAGGCCATTATTTTGTGTTTAATAACAGTTTTCTGGCCCCAAATGAAGGGGTATAACCACCTTGTTAGTACCGTTTCATAGGTTATatacaatgttttaaaatccggtttttatATCGTACCGGATTTGGTTTAGAAACGGGTTTAACCGGGTGTATCGGGCGGTTCAACCAGATGTACCGGACGGTTTAACAGGTTCTACTGGACCGCTCAACCGGTACAGCCGGGTGTATATGCACAAAAGTGTAAAGAATCGTGGGTCAATTTTATAATACAAAATCATCTGCTTTGACTTTTCGCTGCAGACCAGCATCTGTGTAATTGATCCCTTGTTCTTATTATGATTCTTTTGAATTTATATATAATGTTTCGTAATTAAGTGTTCTTGATATCCAACATGTCTGAGGCGCGAAGAGCACGAGATGATCGGGAAAACGTCTCAGGGTCGTGAGGCGGTGCCTCATGCACATCTGGGTCAAAATTGGGGTTGTTAGGAGGGTGAGGTGTACGTGAAGCTCTCGCCCCACACCTCAACTTTTGGGACTTAAATGTCTCACGCTTTTTAAATCAATCTCCTTAGACTAGTTACTTTGCCTGTCTTCACATGTTGATCATTGTTTTTTACTATGTAGTTGCTCTATCATTGTTGCATAATCTATGAAAAAGTTAACAATGGTGTTAACCTGCGATTATAGGTCGGTTATATGTCAAGAGTGACGTTTATGCTTTTGGAGTGGTGATGCTCGAGATAATAACAGGGTTAAGAGCATACGACTATACTTATAACAGCATGAAGCAAAACTTAGTGGAGTGGGCTAAACCTTTCTTAATCaacataaaaaaattacaaaacatCATTGACCCGCGGTTGGACCAAGATTACAAAAGGCGTTATGAAAGCTGCCGAGCTCATCCTAAGCTGTCTTAAATCAAAACCCAAGAACCGGCCTTCTATGAAGGAAGTTGTCTCAAGTCTGCAAGGTATCAGTGAAACTAAAACGAAACCGAGCCAGTCTAAGTCAAACGAGAATTCGACAAGTGTAATTAATGAACAAAGGTCTAATGATTGTTACCATCAAAGCCACCATTGGTCTCCCCTTCGGTCAAAGCAACGCAGAGGAGCTTGGTCAACAAGCAGTCAGTTATTTGGTTTTGAAATGTGCATCGGTTTAAAGCGAGAAGATGACTCGTCGACCGAAACAAAATCGAAAAGAGGGTAAACAAAAATAAACAATGGGAGATGATTAGTATAACACACAATAGTAGCTTACACCACACGCGATAACAACTTATACGCTATGCATTGCGAGttgtacctttattatctacaatcTACTAAACATTTCAATGTTTCATACATCATACAAACCTTCTACTTATTGACTTGCTGCAACTAAAAATAACAGCATCAGTTCCAGCAAAACCCTGCATTTTCTCAAATTCATAACTGTTTTCGACTCGTCATACGGTACAACCCAACAATGCATACAATACAACCTTAAAATACATACACTACAACAACACAATGCATCAGCCACAAAATCCTACAAGCATCACAGGGGCACAATCTTCACATATGCAAAGTAAAAGCCGCATACCGAAACTTTGTGCACCAACTTCCTAAAACCTGAAACCGTGGGTGCACCAGATGTCACGACCATCGACCTAACTGTTTGGAAAGTCGAGAACCGTGGTGAATGATGGTGCACCAGGGTCACCCTTTTACAAGGGTGCGTTACTACCTAAACTACTGCCAATACGAATTGGTGGCTCGCGTAGAGCTAGCCGAATGGTCCCGGTTTTATATGATTGATACACATCGAGACACTCTTCTACATCGGCATCACACGTTAGTAAGACCCATTCGGAATCATCATCGAGGTACCTTAGGTGATACCCACTGGTATCATTCAAGCTAAACCTTTTCGCGGTTTCTTGCATCAATTCTTTGTAACCCCAATCTTTTTGCATCCGAAAACGGATCTTTTCTTCGCCAAAAGTTACCTTGACCCTCCAAGGATGGCCTTCTGGTTTAACACGCGGTTTAGGGGGACGATCTTGACTCTCTTCAAGTAGTTTATGACTATGGGATCGTTTAAAGATCTTTGGTTCCTGATCTTGATCTTGATTTTGATCGCTTGATGCATGAGATGTGTGAATCGCTGCAGCGCTTTTGGCTCTTTTTAGAGCACCGCCACTTGTATCTTGATCAACGGTTGGAACACTGTGAGTCCCACCGGAGAAAGAATGACTGGAACTCGAACTCTGGCTGCATGAAGTGGCCTTATCGTCGATAGTTTTGTTCTTTGTAGCCGGGAACGAGAGACGAGTCTTTTTTGACGTGTCCGGAGAAGCGAGCTTTGGAAAGTTTGAATAGAAAGACTCGATCTGAAACGAGCCCGACCCACCATGCACCGAGTCCATTACAAGTTGAATCTTTCTTAACGAGTGTCCGACTTTCTTGATCTTCCGAGATGGCCACCGTTGAATCCCGTGTTGTCTGCATATCCGTTTCAAAGTCGTCGGACAAACTGCAGTTACAATAACACGAGTTCAAGATTTGAATATGCGAATTACCGAATCCATCTTACACGAACTAACCAATTGCCACCGCTATAAAGAAGTTTGTTtgtaattaaaaaaataacaaaaacaaaaacctaCCACCCATATTCTTGGCGGCATCTTTCAGGCTGCCAGCAAAATGCTGCCTTAGCATTTCTAAAGTAATTGTTTTCTCCAGTTTGGCACCAGCACGTCGTTTCTCAACGCCTGAACCCGAATTTGAGCCCGAGCCCGACCCAGTGCCCGGACCATGACCATGACCATAACCATCTATTTCTCGAACTTTTGCAACTGATCCTGTATCAGAAACAGCAAGTAACCCATCATTAACGCCATTTTCCGGCAACTCCATCTCTGCAACGATCCTCAAGCTTTTGCAAACCTTTTGTATATTATCCAACAGCGAATTAATCACCCTTTGTTGTTCTTCGCGATCCTTGCAGTCAACAGGCAAGAAAAACTCCAACACAAAGTCAACCATGTCAGCATATGTTGTTCTGACCCGTACAGCCACAGCAGCATGCAGGTCAAAGATTCTAGCATGATGAGCAAGCGGATATTCGGTTTTCATGTATGATGTCACATCAGGCGAGTAACAGAACAGCTCATTAGATTTGAAAGCTTTGCCTACGACACCTTGACCGATAAACAAGTGATGCTCGGAACAAGCTTCTTGGAAATCTTTAAACCGAGGGTAAGATACGTAGGAAGCGGAATCAACGGTGGAGATGCAGTGGATCAAGTTTTCGTTTGAGTGGCGGCAGCCTGCTTTGCCGCCTTGTTGGATGCATGGGATCCATGTCTGAGCTAATGGTAGATCATGCATTATGCATGCAGATTTCAGTGTTTCATAAATCTCCGGCAATGCAGGATGATAGAAGCCGTTGCTTACCTAATCATTATAAAGAACATTAGTACTAATTTGTTGAAATATTGTTGCATTTtctttagagtaaaatgccatttttgtccctgaggtttggcctttgcgactttcgtccaaaggtttgtttttcgcatatggatccaaaagggttaaaatattgccattttcatccagcccgttaactccatccatttttctccattaagtcgGGGGTATTTCTGtgttttttgctaacttaaagggcaatttggtctttttacataaagtgaaagaccgaattgccctttaagttaacaaaaaagacaaaaaacccctaacttaacggagaaaaatggatgaagttaacgagcCGGAGCCAGATAAAAATGGCAAGATTTaaatccttttggatccagacgcggaaaaacaaacctttggacaaaagtcgcaaaactgaccaaacctcataGACGAAAATGGAATTTTACTCTTTTCTTTATTGAATTTGGATTCCAATTACCATGATTTTCTGTGTGTTCGAATCGTCGGAACTCTTGAGATCAACTGCCTATCAAAATCATAAAACTTCTTTTAGATTATTAAAGGCGTAAAATATATAATCTTGAAAAATTAGATAAAAAACACACCTCAAGAGCCTTACAAACACTTTGAATCTCTAAAGTGTAATTAGTCTTCTGAGTAGTCATGATAACTTCAACAACACCAATGCAATCCTTAAGATCTTGACCGAAAACCGGGACCGCGAGACTCCCACGAACATCATGTCTTTTAGCATGAGACACTCTTGGATACTCTTCAACCTTAAAAAGCCGAACATCAGGAGTCCACTCGGGGACTTTTTCCATAAATACCCTTCCGGGCAACCCAACGCTATCTTTAGGATCCCCTTCGGCAGGAAAATGATAACCTTCCGATATGTTTCTATACTTAGAAAGCCGCGGGCAGTTGAACTCAAGCGAGAAAAGCCGTTGACTCGTACTTAAAACTTTCTTTCCGTCTCTGATTTCGGGCAGCCATACTTGAACAAGTACGTTCTTGTCAACCGTGTAATGTCTTATGTTATCGATTGCATGAACCAATCGTTCCATTACAGATAACGAAGGGCCAGAGCTTGCCACCGGTGCAATCCACCATTGGTTGCTTAATTCAGAAAGATTTTCAGACGGATTCGGTAAGTTAACAAGAGTTCTGACTTGGGATTTCGGCGAATTGCGGTCGGGGTCATTTGACTCCGGTTTTTCGGTATTGGATTCAAATTTGGGCCATTGAAACGAAGGGTCGAACAACGGGTTGGAAGCAGAAGGATTATCGTTCAACATTTCGGATCCATCGGTTGCTTGTAACCAACATCCATCTAACAAGAGTTCATCCATGTAATCGAAATCCATGAGTGCATCGGGTGAATTTTCGAGCGTGAAATCGTTTTCATCCATCGTTAATCTTTAATCTAACTACCACAACTTCTGTTTTAAAAGGCGAAAGATTTGTTGTTTATACTCTGCGGTGTATATCTGTCAAAACGGGGAGAACCGAGAAACATTATTCAGATGCAGAACCAAACACCAAGATATTGTACAGAAATTGCTATTTTGACTAGTGTAATTGGTCAAACATCaagattttttttgttttgagtTGTCTGAAGGTCAAACATGTCCACATATCATCAATAGATGCAATAAATACATGATAAAAACCCTTAATAAATCAAAAGGGTTCTGTAAAAAAGTTGCTATTTTGACTCTGTAATTAGTCAAACATGTAAAATACATATCAACAGATGTAAAATGATCAATAAGTGGAGGAATCCCAGTTGATGACTTAAAGAGTACCCTATCTAATTCCTACAACAAACCAAAATAACATGGTAAAAACAGCAGAAAATCAGAATATTCAGCAAAGATTTGCTATTTTGACTTATGTAACTGGTCAAACATGTAAGCATAATCATCAAAAGATGCAAAAAGATGAATCAATATTGACATCCCAGTGAAGATTGAAGAACACCCAATACATCATTATAATAATAACacttaaaaatctttttttttttttttttttttttgcaaataaaTCAAAAATGAAGAAACCCAATCAAGAACACCCAAAAAAATTCCAATTTTAAGTGAAATAAATAAtctaaaataaaactaaaaattctTGAAGAATCATCAAGTCACCACATTTATATCTAGTCAAGAATTCATAACCTTAAATACCCAAAAGCAAGCAAGTGAAAGAaataatttaaaataaatctAAAACAAAATCTTGAAAACATATAACAAAAGACCAAACACTGAAACACATGGATCTGGTcagaaaacaaaaaaaagaagaaaaaaaagaaaaaaaaaaaacagtttttttagtTATGTAATTAACAGACAACGGTTAGAAATGATCTTAATATTCTACCTTGTAATCATCCCTGAGTTTCTTTTGTCTCCAATGTTGTTGAAACCTTTTTATACAAGACTGCTGCTTTGTTATTTGTTCAAGATATTCCTTACAATCTAAGAAGCCCCACCATAAACCCCCAAGGGAATCCCACAGCAGATCAAGATCCTTGGTAAAGAAGGAAAGATTCAATTTTTAAGATTGAAGTTTGATGAGAATACAAGTACAGAAAGTAAAGATGGCTGATGTAAGACAATAAATAATtggttttttgttgatttttttagtGTTGGTTTCTTTCTGATGTATGCAAAATTGCAATCTACTTGAGTCAAATTTCATATTTGGCACTAAACTATCAACAAATTCATGATTTTTCTCCCTATGGTTTCATTTATCACTATTCCTGCGCTTTCAGAATTTAAGAGTTTACATCACTTGGTCCTTTTTGTTACTATTGGTTTATATCGATTGaaaaccaaaaaacaaacacTAGTAACGGTTACGATAGTACTGATACTGACTTCGATATTGTTCGGTCGAAATCTACATGGTACCAATATTGTTGGGATAGTATCGGTTTATTTAACCATGAATCGATACCGTACTGACACTCGCTATAACTTATGATACAAAAAAATACTCCACTATAAATAAAACTTTATTTTCAACGAAATTTATATATGGataaaatatgtgtattttaccaatATTAATGATCCCTGTATTGAAAAAATTAATTTGGGTCTACCTCTACCTAGAGGTGTATAAAtcgggttttttttataaatcggTCTGGTttttaaccgaaccggttattgTTGCGTGGGGAAacggatttaaaaaaaaacggttcggttttttaaccggtttttcaaGACGAGAACCCAAACTGGTATAAtcgattcggttcggtttatAACCGGTTATTGCCAAAAAAAACGGCTTTTAACCGGTTCTTTAAAACCGGTTTCGAATATCAAGATCCATAGCTGATATACTAACTGGCGTTTTGGTTTGGGTTGgaaccggtttcggttttttttccggtttcgATCCTAAAACCGGGTTTTTTCTACACCTCTACCCCTCCTTCCATCTACTGTAAGGCtttccactactctaactggTGTCGTTGCTCGCCTCATCTTCACATGCCCAAACTATCTCAATCTCCTCTCCTTAATCTTATCTGATATTCTAGACACCCCTAACCTTTTCCTgaaaacctcatttcttattcGGTCTAACCTTGTGTGAccacacatccacctcagcaTCCTCAGCTCTGTTACTTCATCCTGTATAATGCAACAATAACAATATTAATGACTAATTCATTTTGTATAACGCAACAATCTCATTGTATTTTGTATAACACAACAATCTCAATGTCTCTTGTATCTCAAATAATAAGTGTTACCATTAGATGCAAAACGTGTTACATATATATCGATGGGCTCTAGTCCTATACATATTTCATATATAAGTGT
This genomic stretch from Helianthus annuus cultivar XRQ/B chromosome 8, HanXRQr2.0-SUNRISE, whole genome shotgun sequence harbors:
- the LOC110872275 gene encoding protein NLP1, which encodes MDENDFTLENSPDALMDFDYMDELLLDGCWLQATDGSEMLNDNPSASNPLFDPSFQWPKFESNTEKPESNDPDRNSPKSQVRTLVNLPNPSENLSELSNQWWIAPVASSGPSLSVMERLVHAIDNIRHYTVDKNVLVQVWLPEIRDGKKVLSTSQRLFSLEFNCPRLSKYRNISEGYHFPAEGDPKDSVGLPGRVFMEKVPEWTPDVRLFKVEEYPRVSHAKRHDVRGSLAVPVFGQDLKDCIGVVEVIMTTQKTNYTLEIQSVCKALEAVDLKSSDDSNTQKIMVSNGFYHPALPEIYETLKSACIMHDLPLAQTWIPCIQQGGKAGCRHSNENLIHCISTVDSASYVSYPRFKDFQEACSEHHLFIGQGVVGKAFKSNELFCYSPDVTSYMKTEYPLAHHARIFDLHAAVAVRVRTTYADMVDFVLEFFLPVDCKDREEQQRVINSLLDNIQKVCKSLRIVAEMELPENGVNDGLLAVSDTGSVAKVREIDGYGHGHGPGTGSGSGSNSGSGVEKRRAGAKLEKTITLEMLRQHFAGSLKDAAKNMGVCPTTLKRICRQHGIQRWPSRKIKKVGHSLRKIQLVMDSVHGGSGSFQIESFYSNFPKLASPDTSKKTRLSFPATKNKTIDDKATSCSQSSSSSHSFSGGTHSVPTVDQDTSGGALKRAKSAAAIHTSHASSDQNQDQDQEPKIFKRSHSHKLLEESQDRPPKPRVKPEGHPWRVKVTFGEEKIRFRMQKDWGYKELMQETAKRFSLNDTSGYHLRYLDDDSEWVLLTCDADVEECLDVYQSYKTGTIRLALREPPIRIGSSLGSNAPL